From one Microcoleus sp. bin38.metabat.b11b12b14.051 genomic stretch:
- a CDS encoding glycosyltransferase family 1 protein, with amino-acid sequence MSDLPPDTFIFNGQTLPYNRLKHNNFPCSERAVEIPVAGEFLARLKDKSKLLEVGNVLKHYEQLIDRDLVEIQARRIVDKYEIADGVDNIDLMEIPASEQYSAIISISTVEHIGQGAEPNQTYGESSDKCDREGPLKAIAKIYDLLSDGGQALITVPFGKLLERGWFIQFDVDYLKLLFDKYNIPQTAIKPSFLKLVQTYNRPTHRSVWVQANPGELSHVEYNAPFSFANAIAVIEMTKVAARKLTIPSIPQQPEKLLLTSKLCVYKDFQTEYYRHWIAKMKEEFTPARKQWEFVAIVQALHERNWLGNGKKGLGFAVGNEPLPSLFASLGCQIVATDQGLNPISQKEWGQTNQLCKGKAALNEKNICPPEQFERLVEVRDVDMNYIPEDLQRGEFDFIWSSCAFEHIGSIEKGLQFVQKSLACLKSGGMALHTTEYNCTSNAGTLDLPNLVFYRRQDIDRLIGELEKQGHWVEPISYEMGNQAPDLKVAKPPYTEPHLKLEMGGYVATSLLLIIHKDGCQKADFAPRVPVVSQTTEKQIKLIYDISVLGYGRHVSRSRTGVARVIENIALGLLPSTELELSFSATHSIYAVHNSLDYLESQPIFKDVPFVYPSFIYQFRTKLIELYRMLENQSKVLINNGSDSQNLSLIESLQHPLAETIKLTVEQNSLDPNILRNSDIYHSTFYHVPDQIRQFKNLKTISTIYDLIPIVLSDLFIGKNDGDYQRMVMSLQTLTPEDSIICISQATRNDLLNHVKNLDPAKVFVSYLAADPNTFYPCYDTNKIAAIRQKYSIPDAQYILGVSTIEPRKNILHAIRCFAQLVQQQGIKDLYLVLVGALGWDYEQIFAEISQNSLAKERIIMTGYVADEDLAALYSGALAFVYPSLYEGFGLPPLEAMQCGTPVITSNTSSLPEVVGDAGITIAPDDADGLCHNMLKLYNSPSLRREMSLKSLKQAQNFSWDRCIQETTAAYKIALSS; translated from the coding sequence ATGTCAGATTTGCCACCAGATACTTTTATTTTTAACGGTCAGACACTGCCCTACAATCGACTCAAACATAATAATTTTCCGTGTTCTGAGAGAGCAGTAGAAATTCCGGTAGCTGGCGAGTTCCTTGCCAGATTGAAGGATAAAAGTAAACTGCTGGAAGTCGGCAACGTCCTCAAACATTACGAACAACTGATCGATCGAGATTTGGTCGAAATTCAAGCTCGAAGAATTGTAGACAAATACGAAATAGCTGACGGAGTAGACAATATTGATTTAATGGAAATTCCAGCATCCGAGCAATATAGTGCTATAATTTCCATCTCCACAGTAGAACATATCGGACAAGGAGCCGAACCGAATCAAACCTATGGTGAAAGCAGCGACAAATGCGATCGAGAAGGGCCCCTAAAGGCGATCGCCAAAATTTATGATTTGCTATCAGACGGCGGTCAAGCCTTGATTACAGTACCCTTTGGCAAACTTCTAGAAAGAGGATGGTTTATTCAGTTCGATGTTGATTACTTGAAACTCTTATTTGACAAATACAATATTCCGCAAACCGCCATTAAACCTAGCTTTTTAAAGTTAGTTCAAACCTACAACCGACCGACGCACCGTTCAGTTTGGGTACAGGCAAATCCCGGAGAACTAAGCCACGTAGAATATAATGCGCCTTTTAGTTTTGCCAATGCGATTGCAGTTATAGAAATGACCAAAGTTGCTGCCAGAAAGTTAACTATACCAAGCATTCCGCAACAGCCAGAAAAACTGTTGCTCACCAGCAAGCTGTGCGTCTACAAAGATTTCCAAACAGAATATTATCGGCATTGGATTGCCAAAATGAAAGAGGAGTTTACTCCCGCCCGCAAACAGTGGGAATTCGTGGCAATTGTCCAAGCCCTGCACGAAAGAAACTGGCTAGGTAATGGCAAAAAAGGTCTAGGATTTGCCGTCGGAAATGAACCGTTACCCTCTTTATTTGCTTCCCTAGGCTGCCAGATTGTCGCCACAGATCAAGGTTTGAATCCGATTAGCCAAAAAGAATGGGGCCAGACAAACCAACTGTGTAAAGGCAAAGCAGCTCTCAATGAGAAAAATATTTGTCCGCCCGAACAGTTTGAGAGATTAGTTGAAGTTCGGGATGTAGATATGAACTACATTCCTGAAGATTTGCAGCGAGGAGAATTTGACTTTATTTGGTCGTCTTGTGCTTTTGAACACATCGGCTCCATCGAAAAAGGACTGCAATTTGTCCAAAAATCCTTAGCTTGTCTCAAGAGCGGCGGTATGGCGCTGCACACCACAGAATATAACTGTACCTCCAACGCAGGTACGCTAGATTTACCCAATTTAGTATTTTACAGGCGTCAAGATATCGATCGACTAATTGGCGAATTAGAAAAACAAGGACATTGGGTAGAGCCTATCAGCTACGAGATGGGAAATCAAGCACCAGACTTAAAAGTAGCAAAACCACCTTATACTGAACCGCATCTCAAATTAGAAATGGGCGGTTATGTTGCCACATCTCTACTGCTGATTATCCACAAAGATGGTTGTCAAAAAGCCGATTTTGCCCCCAGGGTACCAGTTGTCAGTCAGACAACGGAAAAACAAATAAAATTAATTTACGACATCTCTGTACTCGGATACGGCCGTCACGTCAGTCGTTCTCGCACAGGCGTGGCGAGAGTTATCGAGAATATCGCCTTAGGTTTACTTCCCTCCACAGAATTAGAGCTATCTTTTAGCGCCACTCATTCTATATATGCCGTGCATAATTCGCTCGATTACTTGGAATCGCAGCCAATTTTTAAAGACGTACCCTTTGTCTATCCCAGCTTTATTTATCAATTTAGAACCAAACTAATTGAACTTTACAGAATGCTGGAAAATCAGAGTAAAGTTCTGATAAATAATGGCAGCGACTCACAGAATCTGTCTTTAATAGAAAGCTTGCAACATCCTCTGGCTGAAACGATAAAGTTGACTGTCGAGCAGAATTCGCTCGATCCCAATATTTTGAGAAATTCAGATATTTATCACTCCACGTTTTATCACGTTCCCGACCAAATCAGGCAATTTAAAAACCTCAAAACAATTTCGACAATTTACGATTTGATTCCGATTGTCTTGTCAGATTTATTTATCGGCAAAAACGACGGCGATTATCAGAGAATGGTAATGTCATTACAAACCTTAACTCCTGAAGATTCCATAATCTGCATATCTCAAGCTACGAGAAACGACTTGCTGAATCATGTAAAAAATCTTGACCCAGCCAAAGTTTTCGTTTCCTATCTCGCAGCCGATCCAAATACATTCTATCCCTGTTATGATACCAACAAGATTGCAGCCATCCGACAAAAATACTCCATACCCGACGCACAATACATCTTGGGTGTAAGTACCATAGAACCTCGCAAAAACATCTTACACGCCATCCGTTGTTTTGCCCAATTAGTCCAGCAGCAAGGTATCAAAGATTTGTACCTGGTATTAGTTGGCGCTCTCGGTTGGGATTACGAGCAGATATTTGCCGAAATATCCCAAAACAGTTTAGCAAAAGAGCGGATAATTATGACTGGTTATGTAGCTGATGAAGATTTAGCGGCACTGTACAGCGGTGCGCTAGCATTTGTTTATCCGTCGCTCTATGAAGGTTTTGGGCTTCCACCTTTAGAAGCAATGCAGTGCGGTACTCCAGTCATTACTTCCAATACCTCATCTCTTCCCGAGGTAGTTGGCGATGCAGGAATTACGATCGCTCCTGATGACGCTGACGGACTGTGCCACAATATGCTAAAACTTTATAACAGCCCATCTTTGCGTCGCGAGATGTCATTAAAGTCGCTCAAACAAGCTCAAAACTTCAGTTGGGATAGGTGCATTCAGGAGACAACGGCTGCTTACAAAATTGCTTTATCCAGCTAA